One genomic region from Populus nigra chromosome 8, ddPopNigr1.1, whole genome shotgun sequence encodes:
- the LOC133701362 gene encoding protein ROOT HAIR DEFECTIVE 3-like produces the protein MFNDTGLEQLIKEVRLGECGLSYAIVSIMGPQSSGKSTLLNHLFGTSFREMDAFKGRSQTTKGIWLARCAGIEPCTLVMDLEGTDGRERGEDDTAFEKQSALFALAVSDIVLINMWCHDIGREQAANKPLLKTVFQVMMRLFSPRKTTLMFVIRDKTRTPLENLEPVLREDIQKIWDSVPKPEAHKETRLSEFFNVEVVALSSYEEKEEQFKEQVASLRQRFFHSIAPGGLAGDRRGVVPASGFSFSAQEIWKVIKENKDLDLPAHKVMVATVRCEEIANEKYGSFVANEKWCQMEEAVESGPVSGFGKKLSAILNISLSEYDAEAIYFDEGVRSAKRKQLEEKLLQLVQPAHQSMLGHIRSGTLEKFKEAFDKALNAGEGFSLAAQTCTQSYMAQFDEWRADAVIEQANWDTSKVRDKLRRDIDAHIASVHAAKLSELTSSFEEKLNAALSGPVEALLDGANSETWSAIKKLLLRETESAVAGFCNAIFGFDMDEQSKDKLIASLENYGRGVVEAKAREESGRVMIRMKDRFSMLFSHDSDSMPRIWTGKEDIRAITKTARSASLKLLSVMAAIRLDDDVDNIETTLSSALMDAKNNAAVKDRSIIPFDPLASNSWEKIPSSRTLITPVQCKSLWRQFKTETEYTVTQAISAQEAHKRNNNWLPPPWAILALVVLGFNEFMTLLRNPLYLGVIFVGFLLAKALWVQLDISGEFRNGALPGLLSLSSKFVPTIMNLLKRLAEEGKQPATADPQRNATKSFQNGSSSFSDSSSSASSSVTSPKQGTEYSNTLKDD, from the exons ATGTTTAATGATACTGGATTAGAACAATTAATCAAGGAAGTGAGATTGGGGGAATGCGGATTGTCATATGCTATAGTCTCCATTATGGGCCCACAAAGTAGTG GGAAGAGCACTTTGTTGAATCATTTGTTTGGTACCAGCTTTAGAGAGATGGATGCTTTTAAAGGAAG gtctCAAACCACTAAGGGAATTTGGTTGGCAAGATGTGCTGGTATTGAACCCTGTACTCTTGTAATGGATTTGGAGGGAACTGATGGAAGAGAACGTGGAGAG GATGATACAGCATTTGAGAAACAGAGTGCCCTTTTTGCCCTTGCTGTCTCAGATATAGTATTGATTAACAT GTGGTGTCACGATATTGGTCGTGAGCAAGCTGCAAATAAGCCTCTTTTAAAGACTGTATTTCAG GTCATGATGCGATTATTCAGTCCacgcaaaacaactttgatgtTTGTCATACGTGACAAAACAAGG ACACCATTGGAGAATTTAGAACCTGTTCTAAGAGAGGACATTCAGAAG ATATGGGACTCTGTTCCCAAGCCAGAAGCTCACAAGGAAACTCGATTGAGTGAATTCTTTAAT GTTGAAGTTGTTGCTCTTTCTagttatgaagaaaaagaagagcaaTTCAAGGAGCAG GTTGCTAGTTTGAGACAGCGATTTTTCCATTCTATTGCACCTGGTGGGCTCGCAGGAGATCGTAGGGGTGTAGTTCCTGCTTCAGGTTTCTCTTTCAGTGCACAGGAAATCTGGAAAGTTATTAAGGAAAATAAGGACCTTGACCTTCCTGCCCACAAG GTTATGGTTGCTACTGTACGCTGTGAAGAAATTGCCAACGAAAAATATGGTAGTTTTGTTGCAAATGAG AAGTGGTGTCAAATGGAAGAGGCTGTAGAATCTGGTCCAGTCTCTGGCTTTGGAAAGAAGCTTAGTGCAATTCTAAATATTAGTTTGTCTGA GTATGATGCTGAAGCTATTTATTTTGACGAAGGAGTAAGATCTGCAAAGCGAAAGCAGCTTGAGGAAAAATTGCTCCAA CTTGTCCAACCAGCACATCAATCCATGTTGGGTCATATAAGGTCTGGaactcttgaaaaattcaagGAAGCATTTGATAAAGCTTTGAATGCAGGAGAAGGGTTCTCTTTGGCTGCTCAAACTTGCACTCAGTCTTACATGGCTCAATTTGATGAATGGCGTGCAG ATGCTGTCATTGAACAAGCAAACTGGGACACATCCAAAGTGCGGGATAAGCTACGTCGTGATATAGATGCACATATTGCTTCTGTCCATGCTGCCAAACTCTCTGAACTTACTTCTTCGTTTGAG GAAAAACTAAATGCGGCATTATCAGGGCCTGTTGAAGCTCTTTTAGATGGAGCTAATAGTGAGACATGGTCAGCCATAAAGAAACTTCTGCTACGTGAGACAGAATCAGCTGTTGCTGGGTTCTGTAATGCAATCTTTGGTTTTGACATGGATGAACAATCTAAGGACAAATTAATTGCAAGTCTGGAGAATTATGGAAGAGGTGTCGTTGAGGCAAAAGCAAGAGAAGAATCTGGAAGGGTCATGATCCGTATGAAAGACAG GTTTTCAATGTTGTTTAGCCATGACTCTGATTCAATGCCACGAATTTGGACCGGAAAGGAAGACATTCGAGCAATTACCAAAACTGCTCGCTCTGCA TCTTTGAAGTTGTTATCTGTAATGGCTGCAATCCGTCTGGATGATGATGTTGACAATATTGAGACTACATTATCGTCTGCTTTGATGGATGCAAAGAACAATGCTGCTGTTAAAGACAGAAGTATCATACCATTTGACCCACTGGCCTCAAACTCTTGGGAAAAG ATTCCATCCTCAAGGACATTGATCACACCTGTCCAGTGCAAATCTTTGTGGAGGCAATTCAAGACAGAGACAGAGTACACTGTTACACAGGCCATTTCTGCACAG gAAGCCCACAAACGTAATAACAACTGGTTACCACCCCCATGGGCAATCCTCGCCCTGGTTGTGTTAGGATTTAATGAGTTTATGACACTTTTGAG AAATCCTTTGTATTTGGGTGTCATCTTTGTAGGTTTTCTACTCGCTAAAGCCCTATGGGTGCAGTTAGACATTTCAGGCGAATTCCGCAATGGTGCT CTTCCGGGGCTTCTTTCCTTATCTTCAAAGTTCGTTCCCACTATCATGAATCTTCTCAAAAGACTAGCAGAAGAGGGGAAGCAACCTGCGACTGCAGATCCTCAGAGAAATGCAACAAAAAGTTTTCAGAATGGATCAAGCTCTTTTAGTGATTCCTCATCAAGCGCTTCCTCTAGTGTTACATCACCAAAACAAGGGACCGAGTACTCGAACACCTTGAAAGATGACTAG